One window from the genome of Paramisgurnus dabryanus chromosome 24, PD_genome_1.1, whole genome shotgun sequence encodes:
- the uts2d gene encoding urotensin 2 domain containing, producing the protein MDVVPSGSFFPRLLALIFLISVLEVQTRSLASPVNQVYQLKDDSDVQSKILAYLLRKNIPPAKGEDVMGLELASKIAELHEIAALQEQFNLERQLMSNAIETERSIPKKRNDACFWKYCV; encoded by the exons ATGGACGTAGTACCATCAGGAAGTTTCTTTCCACGACTCCTTGCTTTAATTTTTCTGATAAGTGTCCTCGAAGTTCAGACACGAAGTCTTGCAAGTCCAG TGAACCAGGTTTACCAATTAAAGGATGATTCAGATGTCCAGAGCAAGATCCTAGCGTATTTATTACGCAAAAACATTCCTCCTGCCAAAGGAGAGGATGTAATGG GACTGGAGTTGGCCAGCAAAATCGCAGAGCTACATGAG ATTGCAGCCTTACAAGAACAGTTTAATCTAGAAAGGCAGCTGATGTCTAATGCAATAGAAACAGAGAGATCGATACCTAAAAAAAGAAATGACG CTTGTTTCTGGAAATACTGTGTTTGA